The DNA sequence ccttcaaacaaacaaaaaaaaaatatatatatatatatatatataaaaaccTGGCACCATATCACCATGcgtcatatcaaataaatataaCGAAAATCAACCACCAACCTTCCCTCTGAccgaaccaaccaaccaaccaaccaacacctGCCTGCCTGAAAAccccgaacaaaaaaaaaccaaccgcTTCTTGTGAAAAACCAACGCCCATCGCCCACGTGCATCGTTCCGTcctgcaaaataaaataaaaacaccacacacactcacaaacaccaACCACACTACACATGTACAcccactatctctctctctcttttgctccaCCCGTCGCTATACgcaccaatacacacacacgcgcgtataCGCACATCCTCCAAACACGTACCCTTCCCAcgacataacacacacacacacaaacacctgcCTACCTTCGAAAACCTCCTCCGCCACCCTGTGTGCTGTTCCGTGTGCTTAtgacgttttttttgtgttgtttccttttctttgtttttctattttattttccatctctctctcacgcGCTCCATGTTatcaacaaacaaccaaattcaaccccttttttctcatttgcgtccattttatttcattacctTTCCTCTCTTACCTTTCTGTCCAATTGTCTTCCCGCGCAAACCTTGCCACTCCTCGCGCAATCAACTCGATTTGCATACACCTTGTCACGCTTTTTGCCATCTCCCGCACACCTCACACGCCAAtcactctccttctctcaatcactctctctctctcgttctgcccgtctctctatctctctcttctaTTTGTCTGTTACGTCTTCGATAaacttttattgtttgtttttcacctTTTATCCGGCTCAAAACGTACCGGAATGGTGCCTCGCCCTGTTCCCCACTGACCCCCAACGTCCAACTTAAATCgctatccctctctctctctctctctctgtgtatCTCTTGATTGTAATTCTCCTGTGTCACTCTTCTAACCCCCTACCCTTCACCattgccccccccccgcacCACCCGTCCGTCTCCTCTGTGGCTGTTTTTGTTCacggttgtttttgttttgtgtttttgtcttgttttcgattcggtttccttattttctcgttttttcctCGTTTGTtgtttactctctctctccttctatGTCTgtctacaacaacaaccaaaaattattaattattttactttactATGTTTTATCAATTGACAAACTTTCTCTCATCACCATTCACTACGAAAAAAACGCAATATCATCCGTAAACCATCTGTCAATATTGTTTTCTAAATGTttctaaaataatttaattcgaATCCCTTTTCCATGAACCGTTAAACACACTCACTACTGTTACGAATCTCATCGACgcaaattgaaaaacaaaacaaaacaaataaacaaaaacatcaacaacaacaacaacaacaaaacatcaacaacaacaacaacaaactgttTCGAACACccgttcaaaacaaaaacaccaatACAACGCCCCTACGAAActgtaacaaaaaaatcttgtCAACCGTCCCCCCCTTGCCGCGACAACGCGTGAATGTGTGAATCTAACATCAACAaccgaaacaacaacaacaacaacaacaacacctacacctcacacaaacaaatacacttgtactcacacacacaaacaaaaacactacaCACATCACACGACTCGTCCGTGCGCGTGGTGGACTTCGTGGCGAAACACAACGTacgaaatgcaacaaaaactcGTCATGGTGCGTGGTGTGTGCGCGGTGGTGTCGTTTGTCTGCGCCGTGGACTCGCTTCTGAATGTAATCCCAAGGCGGTCGATTACGGAGACCAGTCAACGTACCTTTAGATGTATTTAGCGAAGAGATTAAGTTTTATGAATTAGGCGAACAAGCAACTAATAAATTTAggtaagtgtgtgcgtgtgtgtgtgtgtgtgtgtgcgtttgaatGCTCCCTTGCTCTAACTCTCTGACGCTCTCCCGAACGGCACTAACACTCCGCACTCTAACACACCCGATCGGTGGGCAGCGGGCGCAGCGACAACACTACAGATACAAACATGGCACTGTGCATGCGGATCTACGCCCCGAGCAGCCAGCGTATGCTGCGCAACTTTCCGTAAATCGAatatgatgttttgtttttgttttcacttttctACCGAATTGTACATCTGGTAGCGCTAGCGGTAGGTGTACGTAATGCTAGCGCGCAAGGTTGGCTAGTTGTTACATGTACAAGCTCCAGTTTATAGCGTCCGATTGAGGGGTCCATCTGCAAGGTTATAACGCGGTAACGCGTTACCCTTGGCGTTACGCTTGACGAATGTATTGGAAATTCGTACGAACTAAAAGAAACTATGCACTAATATGACCAAATTCAACAGATCCTAGACATTTAAAAGAAGCACTAGATCGTAAAAAATACAACTTCTCATAGATCTTAACATCTCAAGCTCCCTGGAAAGtaacagtgtttttttttaatttttttgaaattacAAATGTTTGGTCTTTTCTCAGTCCTTACAGAGTTTTCCAGGAGTtttcatagctgtgggacactttattgactctttcccAAGTGAAATAAACTTAATGTAATAGGAATTAGACTCTGTAGCATACTCGTTGAagaaatccaataggaatttcctaAGCCTGTTCAAAAAGCGGgcaatagagtccaatttccaatgGGAAGTTCAATTCGAATAGGAAGTtcaataagaaagagtcaaggaaggtTCCCACAGCTATGAAAACCCCTTGACATCCctgtaatttattttcttttcaatatttttattctttttggtTCAAAAATACCAGTTAACCTAAAACAACCTGCCTGAGAACATTATTTGATACGTAACGCTTCTCTAATGTAACTGCAAAGCATTACATAGTCGTTATGCGTTACAACTTTGTGGCGTTATTATTGTAACGACCATGGCTATGGCTATGGTAACGAGTTGACACAGATATCATGCTAACATGCACTTCACAACTGTGAATCGGTTGTTCAAAGTGACACCAGAAAAGCAACCGGGTAAAAGTACTTGAGCCCGTTCTCGACTAACTTCCAAGCATGGTTCCCGGGTCTTTCCACAGGCTTGAATATATGAATGGTAGAAATGATCGCGAGCTTATCTTTTTTGGCTGGTATTTCAACAAGCGTACTTGCAAAATGTTGCTCAAGTTCCTTTGTAGCGCGTTACACACACCGTTGCGTAACTGGTGGGGTGCCTAACGCGTTGTTACAGACCGAGCTCGATTGTGGAAACCCTCTTAACCTCTGCtataaatcgttttttttttttttttgctgcatacATTAGTGCTGTATCTGTAGATGCGCTGGCGCGGGCTGACCTTTAGGCTGGAAGTGCTAGAATGGTTTGCAATGTTCGATTCGATTCGCGAAAAGTGCTCCGCTTCGACCCGTTTCCCCCAACTGTGCACATGTCAAGGGCGCGACCGGAATGTGTGCCAGCACCGGAAGAGCGCTGCtggatactgctgctgctgttgctgctgccgccaaaCCAAGCAGCCTCGAGTTTACCTTCTCGCTAAGTGCGCGGCTGTTTGCCTTGGCTGACACAGACCGGATGCACTACCGGGCGTGTGCAGGTCATGGGGGAAGGCAATGCACGTCCGGGGGCTGGCGAGCGAGCTTTCAGCTTCAACCGCGCCTAATGACTTCCGGGTTACGCGAGGGTGCAGCGAAAAAGCAGCGCCCCGGGGAAGTGGCTGTCTCGACATTTCGCGAATCGAACATCAAAACCCtcactctcccccccccccccccttcgccCGACCGTGTTAGATGTGTGTAGGTCGCCATCCGCCCTCGCTGTCGCCATCCGCGTTTATCTACTCGAGCACGCCGACTCTGTTTATCGCTCTCTTTTCTAATCACTTTTTCCTCCTCTTTTCTCTCTACTTTGACACACGCAGGGAGGATGAAGGTTTTATCAAGGAGGAGGAGAAACCTTTGCCTTCGAATGAAAATCAAAGAAAGGTTTGGTTATTATTTGAATACCCCGAGAGTTCGCAGGCCGCCAGGGTTGTAGCCATAATTAGCGTATTTGTTATACTTTTATCAATTGTTATATTCTGTCTAGAAACATTACCCGAATTTAAACATTATAAGGTAAGAAGTcggcaacaccagcagcagcacactgaACCACTGACCCGCAACCTTTGCTTTGCAGGTGttcaatacaacaacaaatggCACAAAGATCGAGGAGGATGAGGTGCCTGACATTACGGATCCATTCTTCCTCATAGAGACGATATGCATAATATGGTTTACGTTTGAACTTAGTGTCAGGTGAGTCGCGGGACGATGCCCGCCTACCAACTAGCACCAACCGTTACTGACCgtttgtttccgttttttctcGACGCTCTCCGTTTGCAGGTTCCTTGCTTGTccgaataaattaaatttcttcaGGGATGTTATGAATATAATCGATATAATCGCAATCATTCCTTATTTCATTACATTAGCAACTGTAGTCGCCGAAGAAGAGGATACGTTAAATCTTCCCAAGGCGCCAGTAAGTCCTCAGGTACGTCGCACACCGCCGGCGcgcacccacacacccacTAATCTGCTTCTCTCCGTTTTCTCTCTTCCGTGTTTCCGCGACAGGACAAGTCAACGAATCAGGCTATGTCCTTAGCAATATTGCGGGTGATACGATTAGTGCGAGTGTTtcgaatatttaaattatctaGGCATTCGAAAGGATTACAAATTCTAGGCAGAACGTTGAAGGCATCCATGCGAGAGTTAGGTTTACTGATATTTTTCCTGTTCATAGGTAAGTACCGGTGCAGGGGAGGGTGGCTCGAGCTGGGGCCTGTCCGGGCGGGACGACCGGGGCACCGGGGCTGGGCATGGGTGCAAGGGCGAATGGGGAGCAATAGCTCGGCAGTTGCTCTCCCTTGCTGTAACAAATCAAGGGGACGGGAACAAATCTCTGCTGCGGGCTTGTTTGCCGGCAGCCAGCGACGAACCCCACGTTTCGGGGCGAGGTTCGTCGCTCTTTCGCCGGGGTCGGCACCGTTCGTGCCGCTGGATTCAATTGCACTGGTTTCGTTTTGtgctaagaaaaaaaaagctacgcAACACATTACCTAGCGTCTTACAAATGACATCAAATGTACGttaattatacaaaaaaaagtaaaaaaaaaaacgtaaaaaataatttgccaCACATgccaaatgaaaaaaaaacacaaaagacaCATccctttcaaaaaaaaaacaagaaaaaaacgaaaccgaTAGCCCGATAGTTGCCCGAAATTGTGTGTCCAAATTGTTCAGCCCAAAATTGCAAATTGGCAAGCAAAACGCGgtaaatcaaacgaaatcGGCCCAAAACCTCTGCAGCAATCGGTGTATCGGATAATGAAGCTCCCTTCCTCACTACACCCCTTTCTCCCCCTTCTCCTAATCCCGCAAAAACGCTTCCGTCCGGCCCGACCCTtctcacgcgcgcgcgcgcctgtgGGTGCAGCACGCGTTGACCCCGCAGCACGCAAGCTGCAGAGGAGCGAAACGAAAGCGAGAAgtagaaaaacgaaaaaaaataccaTAAACTGCTCCCCCCTCCTGTGCTCTTCGATGGAGTGTGATACCTTTTTAATACATTCTACAAGAGCGCCGCAGAGTGACGGCTGGGAAGCCCGGCGTTTGTGCGTTTTTCGCTGCTACCGTCCGACTGTTGCTGCTACCCATCCACATTGCCATCGGCCTGCGATCAGtccctttctttcttgctttacggattttttgtttttttttttttgtttttgtcgaaCGGTTCTGCACTTCGTTTCACTGCGCGTTCGCTTTAGGGTTGAAGCCGAGTTTGATTACACGATTGGTGCTGCAGCAGGGTGCAATTCGAGGTTTTGTAGCTAAACTTTCTTCCCCTTTCGGTTCCAACGAAACCAAATCGCTcactcgtttttttctctatctctctctattttcCTTCTATTAATTCCTTATCCCGTAAGAATGTACTAAATAATCAATTgactgtgtctgtgtgagtgaATTCCTTATTTGGTCTTTAGCTGGGACATGCAGACTCGTCCTAATCTTATTTCCAGAAAGCCGCCTAAGCTCATCTCTAGCAATATTGAGCTCTTGCAGTATTTGATACGACGCACCAGCCGTTTTAAGCAAAGTTTTCTCTATGCGCCTAATTGTATGCCATGCCCAAAAAGGTGCATGTCCAGATCGTGGAAATACCGTGGCGCCCAACTGTATGCAATTCGCATGACAAAACTTAAGCTTAAAACGCTTGTTGGGCGGTATTTCTCCTTCTCCTttctttatttccttttctctcgctctctctttctctctctctccctttaaCTCATACTACTTTTTTCATGCATCCCTGTGTTATATCGGTTGTGTTTCATCCTTACATGCCCCCCGTTGTCATTCTGTTTCCCGGTACCACCCCGGATGTATCGACGACGAAAtatgtacacaaaaaaaaataaaacacatacaaacctTGCCCAAAAACCACATTTGCATTtgctcttcctcttcctccctACCGCAACAGGTGTCGTGCTTTTCTCGTCGGCCGTCTACTTTGCCGAGGCGGGCACCGAAATGTCCTTTTTCAAGTCGATACCGGACGCGTTCTGGTGGGCGGTCGTCACGATGACCACGGTCGGCTACGGCGACATGAGGTACAGCGCTTCTTCTTCCCCTCAACTACTTACTCCAACGCCCCCCCCCGCTCCCACACACCCCAATATTCTAATTTTGTTAcactttccccccccccctgccccGTGTTTCGGCGTTGTTGTTGAAAATGCATCGAGATGCAGCAAACACTTCCATTCACAATGAAGtcagtgttgtgtttttgttagtttgggtttcctttgttttcgttttttaatggttatctctctctctctctttctctctctctctgtctccttctctctctctcttaactCATTTCTACTTGTCTGCCTGTTTGTCTATGTGTCTCTTTGTCTGTTTCTTCCTTTGCTACGAAATTCTACCAGTATTTCCTCCTTCTTTATTGCAAGTTCGGTGATGTTTAAGCagtttctttatttctttactcttgtttgtttttttgtttgtttctctctttatctcttcccacctttttctttctctttcgttcACTACTGGTTGtttcatttatgttttgttaatCAAGTTTGCAAGATCTCTCTATTTATTCGTTTTTAAACTAATGACCAATCATTCTTCGCTGTTTTGTCCCTCTTTATTcctctctatctttctttctctctattcttctctctctctctctctctctctctctctctttatctctctctctcaaccaCCCCCCGTGTGTACTTTCACCATTTGCTGTCgttgttgtatttttcttgtgtgtctgtgtgttgccgtttgttgttgtgctgtcgttgttgttattgttgttatcgTTGTTTGTCcgtgttgtgtttgttaagagcaaaaaacaaaacaaagaaaatcattAGCAACATTTGGTGTTGACAGTGTTGGGATGCGCGCGCGTCAGTTGGGCCTGTATACCACTCCTTTaccatatctctctctctctctctacttcTCTTcatttcgctctctctctctctctctctctctctctctctttctctctttctcctacACTCTGGTGCTATTTTACCTCCATGTTACTCTTCGACCGATTTCCTCTaactaatgtttttttttctctggtGAAAGAAAGATCGTTTAACAattttgtgggttttttgtAAAGTTGAACTattattcacacacacacacaaaaaaaacaaaacaaccaaaaaccacTATCAACCTCAAAACTCCCATACACTACCAGCATTACCATTTCCGACGCCTACACGTATGCAATGTTTGTCCATTTTTTcacatggtttttttttcttctaattttaTTGAACGAATTGGCTTCCCCTGGAAATAGTTATTGCTCAATAGCTATTGTTGTGGTGGTTTTCCTTTCAGCACATctaacaaagcaaaacaaagcataaAAATTACCATTACAGTTCAAATATCAtagcatacctttaggcgcgcTCAGTCTCCATGGGTCGGCCCACGCGGCAAAAGcggcccaaaaaaaaaagacaaattaATTGGCAAATTGTGTGATACCTTTGTGCATTGTGTGTAGccttgttttcctttctttcctttcccacTGCGCTTAGGATGGTATGCCTTTCCTTTCCTTATCCCCCCATGCCAACCACCGTCCGTGTTGCCCACCGTGTGTCAATTATAATAAGATGGAATGGGAAACGAATCAGCTCGCCGAATAGCTGTTCGAAACAAATCACGCGCGCTTCGTCCCTCTCCATCTCCCTCTCTGCCCTctgctctatctctctctcgcgctctcTGTTCTATCCTCTCCGCACCTTTCGGGCGCTACCCGCCTTCCCCGAAAAGCCAATTTTGCACAAAGCAACACACTTCAGTTTCGATTCGACAAAACGAAACGCAGAAGGCACGAGCTGCTGACGATTGGAAAATTCGCCATTCAAAATTAGCCCGCGCAtgaccgggggggggggggggagggcggCGGGAAGCGTTCGGCGTGGGCGGTGGCTGTCCCGAGATGCGAGATGGAAGAAGGAATAGCACGGGGAACGGGGGGTAGGGGTTcaagcagcagcggcacaaAAGACCCGCCGAAGAATGTCAGCTGCAATGTTCGAGTGTTCCCTTCCCTATCGGTGCGCAATTGTGCAAAATGGCGTGTGCGATTCGTGGCGAATCGATACAGTTATTTTCTCTGTACCCACCTCCCAGTTCCTTCCCTTCCGCTCCTGCCCACCGCAACTACCGGTCGGTATTGTCACGCCGTTGTTCCACCCACCGGCACTACCCGCGGGAGCCCACTTATTCTTTCATTTTCCATCCTATTGCTCTTCCCAGCGCGCCACTTCCGCGGAAGATCCTGAATCGCGTTTCTGAGGTTGCATTTTCTGCTAC is a window from the Anopheles merus strain MAF chromosome X, AmerM5.1, whole genome shotgun sequence genome containing:
- the LOC121587667 gene encoding potassium voltage-gated channel protein Shaker isoform X5, with the protein product MTMWQSGGMGHGSQNNPWMKLMGIVHKERRHDNTQSQSGSNDRALNMSLPKLSSQDEEGGAAHGFGGGHTHFEPIPHDHDFCERVVINVSGLRFETQLRTLNQFPDTLLGDPDRRLRYFDPLRNEYFFDRNRPSFDAILYYYQSGGRLRRPVNVPLDVFSEEIKFYELGEQATNKFREDEGFIKEEEKPLPSNENQRKVWLLFEYPESSQAARVVAIISVFVILLSIVIFCLETLPEFKHYKVFNTTTNGTKIEEDEVPDITDPFFLIETICIIWFTFELSVRFLACPNKLNFFRDVMNIIDIIAIIPYFITLATVVAEEEDTLNLPKAPVSPQDKSTNQAMSLAILRVIRLVRVFRIFKLSRHSKGLQILGRTLKASMRELGLLIFFLFIGVVLFSSAVYFAEAGTEMSFFKSIPDAFWWAVVTMTTVGYGDMRYSASSSPQLLTPTPPPAPTHPNILILLHFPPPPAPCFGVVVENASRCSKHFHSQ
- the LOC121587667 gene encoding potassium voltage-gated channel protein Shaker isoform X6; translation: MCMCTRIVSVCVESILESLPKLSSQDEEGGAAHGFGGGHTHFEPIPHDHDFCERVVINVSGLRFETQLRTLNQFPDTLLGDPDRRLRYFDPLRNEYFFDRNRPSFDAILYYYQSGSGRLRRPVNVPLDVFSEEIKFYELGEQATNKFREDEGFIKEEEKPLPSNENQRKVWLLFEYPESSQAARVVAIISVFVILLSIVIFCLETLPEFKHYKVFNTTTNGTKIEEDEVPDITDPFFLIETICIIWFTFELSVRFLACPNKLNFFRDVMNIIDIIAIIPYFITLATVVAEEEDTLNLPKAPVSPQDKSTNQAMSLAILRVIRLVRVFRIFKLSRHSKGLQILGRTLKASMRELGLLIFFLFIGVVLFSSAVYFAEAGSENSFFKSIPDAFWWAVVTMTTVGYGDMTYVCVYFLSFSLFVLFRFWFSFFVFGFCLFILHFVFTLFFVLFLFSLLGFPCSFAFPSLSLSFSHTHTHTFHSRLHERPQRVC
- the LOC121587667 gene encoding potassium voltage-gated channel protein Shaker isoform X7: MAYISAQGVISSALRSLPKLSSQDEEGGAAHGFGGGHTHFEPIPHDHDFCERVVINVSGLRFETQLRTLNQFPDTLLGDPDRRLRYFDPLRNEYFFDRNRPSFDAILYYYQSGSGRLRRPVNVPLDVFSEEIKFYELGEQATNKFREDEGFIKEEEKPLPSNENQRKVWLLFEYPESSQAARVVAIISVFVILLSIVIFCLETLPEFKHYKVFNTTTNGTKIEEDEVPDITDPFFLIETICIIWFTFELSVRFLACPNKLNFFRDVMNIIDIIAIIPYFITLATVVAEEEDTLNLPKAPVSPQDKSTNQAMSLAILRVIRLVRVFRIFKLSRHSKGLQILGRTLKASMRELGLLIFFLFIGVVLFSSAVYFAEAGSENSFFKSIPDAFWWAVVTMTTVGYGDMTYVCVYFLSFSLFVLFRFWFSFFVFGFCLFILHFVFTLFFVLFLFSLLGFPCSFAFPSLSLSFSHTHTHTFHSRLHERPQRVC
- the LOC121587667 gene encoding potassium voltage-gated channel protein Shaker isoform X4 yields the protein MTMWQSGGMGHGSQNNPWMKLMGIVHKERRHDNTQSQSGSNDRALNMSLPKLSSQDEEGGAAHGFGGGHTHFEPIPHDHDFCERVVINVSGLRFETQLRTLNQFPDTLLGDPDRRLRYFDPLRNEYFFDRNRPSFDAILYYYQSGSGRLRRPVNVPLDVFSEEIKFYELGEQATNKFREDEGFIKEEEKPLPSNENQRKVWLLFEYPESSQAARVVAIISVFVILLSIVIFCLETLPEFKHYKVFNTTTNGTKIEEDEVPDITDPFFLIETICIIWFTFELSVRFLACPNKLNFFRDVMNIIDIIAIIPYFITLATVVAEEEDTLNLPKAPVSPQDKSTNQAMSLAILRVIRLVRVFRIFKLSRHSKGLQILGRTLKASMRELGLLIFFLFIGVVLFSSAVYFAEAGTEMSFFKSIPDAFWWAVVTMTTVGYGDMRYSASSSPQLLTPTPPPAPTHPNILILLHFPPPPAPCFGVVVENASRCSKHFHSQ